Proteins encoded within one genomic window of Nordella sp. HKS 07:
- the uvrC gene encoding excinuclease ABC subunit UvrC has product MEEPEDIIADEGEEGAREGPGPHVIRAHLRTLPNRPGVYRMFDAKGDVLYVGKARSLRNRVSNYVRLGGHSNRIAAMISLTANMEFVTTETEAEALLLEANLIKKLRPRFNVSLRDDKSFPYILIRKDHEVAQIVKHRGARSHKGSYFGPFASAGAVNRTINALQKAFLLRSCADSVYENRTRPCLLYQIKRCSAPCTGEIEPAPYTELVKEAEAFLNGKSKTVKAELAKLMEEASERLDFESAARYRDRIQAMSFVTSEQGINPQGVEEADVFGLAQEGGQICIQVFFFRAGQNWGNRPYFPRADKSLPVAEVLGSFLAQFYDDKPIPPLILLSQEIEETALLEEALSTHAGRKVEIAVPQRGEKRALIEHAVTNAREAMGRKLAESSSQAKLLAGVARVFGLGEPPRRIEVYDNSHIQGAQAVGGMIVAGPEGFLKSQYRKFNIRAEDLTPGDDFGMMREVLTRRFSRLLKEHGERVPAGETNPDQPQAWPDLVLIDGGQGQLNATRAVLADLGIADLCIAGVAKGPDRDAGREHFYVPDKPSFMLEARDPVLYYIQRLRDEAHRFAIGSHRAKRARAIALNPLDEIAGIGPTRKKALLQAFGSAKAVARASLADLAKVEGVNNALAQAIYDHFHEGAL; this is encoded by the coding sequence ATGGAAGAACCGGAAGACATCATCGCGGATGAAGGCGAGGAGGGTGCAAGGGAAGGTCCCGGCCCGCATGTGATTCGCGCCCATCTAAGGACGCTGCCCAACCGGCCCGGCGTCTATCGGATGTTCGACGCCAAGGGCGACGTGCTTTACGTTGGCAAGGCGCGCAGCCTCAGGAACCGCGTGTCGAATTATGTGCGGCTCGGCGGCCACAGCAACCGCATCGCCGCGATGATCTCGCTGACCGCGAATATGGAGTTCGTGACCACCGAGACCGAGGCCGAAGCGCTGCTCCTCGAGGCCAATCTCATCAAGAAGCTGCGGCCGCGCTTCAATGTCTCGCTCAGGGACGACAAGTCCTTCCCCTATATCCTCATCCGCAAGGACCATGAGGTCGCCCAGATCGTCAAGCATCGGGGTGCGCGCTCGCATAAGGGCAGCTATTTCGGGCCTTTCGCCTCGGCAGGGGCCGTCAATCGCACCATCAACGCCTTGCAGAAGGCCTTTCTCCTGCGCTCCTGCGCCGACAGCGTCTATGAGAACCGCACAAGGCCCTGTCTCCTCTACCAGATCAAGCGCTGTTCGGCACCCTGCACCGGCGAGATCGAGCCTGCGCCCTACACCGAGCTGGTCAAGGAGGCGGAAGCATTCCTCAACGGCAAGAGCAAGACGGTCAAGGCCGAGCTTGCCAAGCTGATGGAGGAAGCCTCCGAACGGCTCGATTTCGAGAGCGCGGCGCGCTATCGCGACCGCATCCAGGCGATGAGCTTCGTGACCTCGGAACAGGGCATCAATCCGCAAGGAGTAGAGGAAGCCGATGTCTTCGGTCTCGCTCAGGAAGGCGGGCAGATCTGCATCCAGGTGTTCTTCTTCCGTGCCGGACAGAATTGGGGCAACCGACCCTATTTCCCGCGCGCCGACAAGTCTCTGCCGGTGGCGGAGGTGCTGGGCTCCTTCCTGGCCCAGTTCTATGACGATAAGCCCATTCCGCCCCTGATCCTCCTGTCGCAGGAGATCGAGGAGACGGCGCTGCTCGAAGAGGCGCTTTCGACCCATGCCGGGCGCAAGGTCGAGATTGCGGTGCCGCAAAGGGGTGAGAAACGGGCGCTGATCGAGCATGCCGTCACCAATGCGCGCGAGGCCATGGGCCGCAAGCTCGCCGAATCGTCCTCACAGGCGAAGCTCCTTGCCGGGGTGGCCCGCGTCTTTGGTCTTGGCGAGCCACCGCGGCGTATCGAGGTCTATGACAACTCCCATATTCAGGGCGCCCAGGCGGTCGGCGGCATGATCGTGGCCGGCCCCGAAGGCTTCCTCAAATCGCAATATCGCAAGTTCAATATCAGGGCCGAGGACCTCACCCCCGGCGACGATTTCGGCATGATGCGGGAAGTACTGACTCGGCGCTTCTCCCGTCTGCTCAAGGAACATGGCGAGCGCGTGCCTGCCGGCGAGACGAATCCCGACCAGCCGCAGGCCTGGCCGGATCTGGTCCTCATCGACGGCGGGCAGGGCCAGCTCAATGCGACGCGCGCTGTGTTGGCCGATCTCGGGATCGCCGATCTCTGTATCGCCGGCGTCGCCAAGGGACCGGACCGCGATGCCGGGCGCGAGCATTTCTATGTCCCGGACAAGCCCTCCTTCATGCTCGAGGCGCGCGACCCCGTCCTTTACTATATCCAGCGGCTCCGGGACGAGGCGCACCGCTTCGCCATCGGGAGCCACCGAGCCAAGCGGGCCAGGGCGATAGCGCTAAATCCGCTCGATGAGATCGCGGGGATTGGCCCGACTCGCAAAAAAGCCTTATTGCAAGCCTTTGGATCGGCCAAGGCGGTGGCGCGGGCCAGCCTTGCCGATTTGGCAAAGGTTGAAGGGGTGAATAACGCTTTGGCCCAGGCTATCTATGACCATTTCCACGAGGGCGCTTTATGA
- a CDS encoding ATP-dependent Clp protease proteolytic subunit — protein MSNFVPIVVEQSSRGERSFDIFSRLLRERIVFLNGQIDDNMSALICAQLLFLEAEGPGKEIAMYINSPGGVVTSGFAIYDTMQYIKCPVSTVCMGFAASMASFLLMAGAPGRRISLPNARILLHQPSGGFQGQASDIERHALDIVKMKRRMIGLYAKHCKRSLEEVERTLDRDFFMTAEEAREWGLVDHVYEVRTGQAA, from the coding sequence ATGAGCAATTTCGTCCCCATCGTCGTCGAGCAGTCGAGCCGGGGCGAGCGCTCCTTCGACATTTTCTCCAGGCTCCTGCGTGAACGCATCGTCTTTCTGAACGGTCAGATCGACGACAACATGTCGGCGCTCATCTGCGCGCAGCTGCTGTTCCTCGAAGCCGAGGGGCCGGGCAAGGAGATCGCCATGTACATCAACTCGCCGGGCGGGGTGGTGACGAGCGGCTTCGCGATCTACGACACGATGCAATACATCAAATGCCCGGTCTCGACGGTGTGTATGGGATTTGCCGCCTCAATGGCGTCGTTTCTTCTGATGGCGGGCGCTCCGGGCAGGCGCATCTCACTCCCCAATGCGCGCATCCTGCTGCACCAGCCCTCCGGCGGCTTCCAGGGCCAGGCCTCCGACATCGAGCGCCATGCCCTGGATATCGTCAAGATGAAGCGGCGGATGATCGGCCTCTATGCCAAGCACTGCAAACGCAGCCTGGAAGAGGTCGAGCGGACCCTCGACCGCGATTTCTTCATGACGGCGGAAGAGGCCAGGGAATGGGGCCTCGTCGATCATGTCTACGAGGTGCGGACCGGCCAGGCGGCTTAG
- a CDS encoding SRPBCC domain-containing protein produces MSSDNKPENAIITECDLHEGPDKVWRALTEPDLVARWLVPDDIDCRVMEADPERLLRCSWKSREDERDSFGQSLDTVVTFELTPTQAGGTHLRIVHEGFARAALDAANDNQSLMMRAA; encoded by the coding sequence ATGAGCAGCGACAACAAGCCGGAAAATGCAATCATCACCGAATGCGATCTCCATGAGGGACCCGACAAGGTCTGGCGGGCCTTGACCGAACCCGATCTCGTCGCGCGATGGCTGGTGCCTGACGATATCGACTGCCGGGTGATGGAGGCCGATCCCGAAAGGCTGCTGCGCTGCTCATGGAAGAGCCGAGAAGATGAGCGCGACAGCTTCGGCCAAAGCCTCGACACCGTCGTCACATTCGAACTCACCCCGACCCAGGCCGGAGGCACACATTTGCGCATCGTGCATGAAGGCTTTGCCCGTGCCGCGCTTGATGCCGCCAATGACAATCAATCACTGATGATGAGGGCGGCATGA